A window of Thermococcus sp. LS1 genomic DNA:
CATCCCAAAATCCCTCCCTTACCATTCTTCTGAATTTCTCATAGTCTCTTATATAGTCTTTCTCATCATAGGGCATTGAAGCTAATACTAAAGCCACTGAATTTGAAGAGAAGTTTACTAATTCTCTCCAAATCCCCGGAGGAATGTACAAACCATAGTGAGGCCGGTTAAGGAAAACACTTCTTCTTTTGTACCCATCGTCGATTATTACTTCGAAGCTACCGCTTAACGCAATTATCACCTGTTCTAGGTTAATGTGAGCATGCCCTCCTCTCGTTGCACCGGTTGGAACATCGTATAAATAATAGACTCTCTTAATTTCAAAAGGCACGTGCCTGTTCTCTTCGATGAATGTTAGATTTCCCCGATAATCTGCGACTACTGGAAAATTAATAATTTTGCATAGATTTATTCTGCCAATTGGCATAAGCGTTCCCCCTAAGTATCTCAAAAGATTTAAGAGAAGCGATGCTTAAAAGGTTGATGGTGATCCCTGTGTTTCCTCGTGTTTCAATTATTATTTTGAATTGGAATGGGTGGCGAGACACTGTAGAGTGCTTGGAGTCGCTTTACAGGATTACTTATCCCAGCTATGACGTTATTTTGGTGGATAATGCTTCCAAGGATGATTCAATAGAGAGAATTAAGGAGTATGTGGAAGGTAAAATTGAGGTTAACTCAAAGTTCTTCAATTACAGCCCTTATAATAAACCGATTAAAGTTTTTGAAATAAGTGAGGACGAAGCAAGGCAAGGGAAATTCAACAAACCTCTCTATGAAAAATATGATGTCAACAGGAGATTAATTCTAATTAGGAACAAAGGCAATTATGGTTTTGCTGGTGGAAACAATGTGGGGATAAAATTTGCTTTGAGTGTGTTAAATCCAGAGTATGTTTTGCTTTTGAATAATGATACTATTGTGGATAAGAGATTTTTAGATGAATTAGTTAAAGTTGCCGAAAGTGATGAGAAACTTGGGATTGTCGGGCCAAAGATTTATTATTATGATTATTATGGGAGAAATGACATTATATGGTCCTCTGGCGGAAGTATACATTGGTGGTTGGTGTGGGTATATTCATCTAATAAAACAGGAGTTCGAGATTCTGAAGAAGATCTTCTACCAGAAGATGTTGAATGGATCTCAGGTGCAGCTTTGATGATGAATACAAAGTATTTTAGGTGGCTAAATCCCAATTACTTTTTTGGAAATGAGGATGTTGAACTTGGCATAAATGCTCGGCAAAAAGGACTAAGAGTTGTTTATGTTCCTAAATCTAAAGTCTGGCATAAAGTTGGTGTTTCACGAAAAAAAGCCAAAGTTAGTGTTAAAGTATTCGAAGGGTATTTTAAGTTTATTAAGGCAAACTTTCCTCTATTGATATATATTTACCAGATTTTAATTAATACTCTGCTTATACCTCTCCGGGCTATGAGGAACAAAGATTTAGCCATGTTTTATTATCTTCTCAGCAAATTTAGAATAAATTAAACAACGGCAATAGTGTTCCCCGTAGTATATATAGTGTTTTTAAATGCAATGATTCTTGCAAGAACCCTTTTAGTTTCTGCACCAAAAGGCAAGTATGCTCGTTGAGAATACCCTTTACCCAAGACAAAGTATCTCTCTTGGATCAAATTCATTCGCATTAAGACTAAACAGTCACCGTTTCTGATGATATCATCAAAAGTCTTGAGATTACAAATAGGGTCTTTTCTAAAGCTCTCATTAAGCATTCCTACTTTAATCGAACTAAAATGTTGAAAATCAATATCGGTAGCTATTGGAAGTGAAGATCTTGTTATTGCAAACTTTGCCGTTAAAATTTCTGAATCATACCATCCTGTCCTTATTGTGTACTCTTTA
This region includes:
- a CDS encoding glycosyltransferase family 2 protein translates to MVIPVFPRVSIIILNWNGWRDTVECLESLYRITYPSYDVILVDNASKDDSIERIKEYVEGKIEVNSKFFNYSPYNKPIKVFEISEDEARQGKFNKPLYEKYDVNRRLILIRNKGNYGFAGGNNVGIKFALSVLNPEYVLLLNNDTIVDKRFLDELVKVAESDEKLGIVGPKIYYYDYYGRNDIIWSSGGSIHWWLVWVYSSNKTGVRDSEEDLLPEDVEWISGAALMMNTKYFRWLNPNYFFGNEDVELGINARQKGLRVVYVPKSKVWHKVGVSRKKAKVSVKVFEGYFKFIKANFPLLIYIYQILINTLLIPLRAMRNKDLAMFYYLLSKFRIN
- a CDS encoding FdtA/QdtA family cupin domain-containing protein gives rise to the protein MPIGRINLCKIINFPVVADYRGNLTFIEENRHVPFEIKRVYYLYDVPTGATRGGHAHINLEQVIIALSGSFEVIIDDGYKRRSVFLNRPHYGLYIPPGIWRELVNFSSNSVALVLASMPYDEKDYIRDYEKFRRMVREGFWDESDKRVAEKISRVRAFK